Proteins encoded by one window of Aspergillus puulaauensis MK2 DNA, chromosome 4, nearly complete sequence:
- the GAS1_2 gene encoding glycoside hydrolase family 72 protein (CAZy:CBM43;~CAZy:GH72;~COG:S;~EggNog:ENOG410PFK7;~InterPro:IPR012946,IPR017853,IPR004886;~PFAM:PF07983,PF03198;~SECRETED:SignalP(1-19);~TransMembrane:1 (n3-14c19/20o518-537i)), with product MKFSSILAGAALFTSSALAADLDPIVIKGSKFFYKNSDSQFFMRGVAYQEEYSGPKSETDNYKDPLTDAEACKRDVPLLKKLNANTIRVYAIDPKGDHKECMNLLSENGIYVVADLSAPDTSIVRNDPKWDYELYTRYTAVVDELAQYSNVLGFFAGNEVSNNPKTTGASAFVKAAVRDTKRYIKAKNYREIGVGYATNDDSSIRVDMANFFNCNEKEESIDFWGYNVYSWCGDSNYEKSGYKSRTDEFRDYSIPVFFAEYGCNAVQPRKFTEVEALYGDKMAEVWSGGIVYMYFQEENDYGLVSIKDGKASTLEDYSYLSKQLASATPSGTKKGAYKPSNTALQSCPTLGKSWEATASPLPPSPNQDLCDCMEKSLTCIAKSDIKGKQLSKTFSTVCGYEGGKYCDGVSGNATTGEYGAYSVCTPEQQLSFAMNAYYEGHGSDSQACDFDGAASSQSTSEPTAACSSLLDQAGSEGTGVVSASPTAGGSGGSGGSGDSETSDGAGVALTPSSVHVGVFQLSAYVATAVLAGAAMIML from the exons ATGAAGTTTTCCAGCATTTTGGCGGGTGCCGCCCTCTTTACCAGCAGCGCGCTCGCCGCTGACTTGGACCCCATTGTCATCAAG GGTTCCAAATTCTTCTACAAGAACAGTGACTCCCAATT TTTCATGCGTGGTGTCGCCTACCAAG AGGAATACTCCGGCCCCAAGTCCGAAACAGACAACTACAAGGACCCCCTAACCGACGCCGAGGCATGCAAACGTGATGTCCCTCTGCTTAAGAAACTCAACGCCAACACCATCCGTGTATACGCCATTGACCCTAAGGGCGATCACAAGGAGTGTATGAACCTCCTCAGTGAGAATGGAATCTACGTTGTGGCAGACCTGTCCGCTCCCGATACGTCTATTGTTCGTAACGACCCCAAGTGGGACTACGAGCTGTACACACGGTACACCGCTGTTGTCGACGAACTCGCTCAATACAGCAACGTCCTTGGGTTCTTTGCAGGAAACGAAGTCTCAAACAACCCCAAGACCACCGGTGCCAGCGCCTTTGTCAAGGCTGCTGTGCGTGATACCAAGCGCTACATCAAGGCCAAGAACTACCGCGAGATTGGTGTTGGCTATGCCACCAATGACGACTCGTCCATCCGTGTGGACATGGCCAACTTTTTCAACTGcaacgagaaggaagagagcaTCGACTTCTGGGGTTACAACGTCTACTCCTGGTGCGGCGACTCCAACTACGAGAAGTCCGGCTACAAGTCCCGTACCGATGAGTTCCGCGACTACTCGATCCCCGTCTTCTTTGCTGAATACGGTTGCAACGCTGTCCAGCCCCGCAAGTTCACTGAAGTCGAGGCCCTCTATGGCGACAAGATGGCTGAGGTCTGGTCCGGTGGTATCGTCTACATGTACTTCCAGGAGGAGAACGACTACG GTCTCGTTTCCATCAAGGACGGCAAGGCCTCGACCCTTGAGGACTACAGCTACCTCTCTAAGCAGCTCGCATCCGCAACCCCCTCCGGTACCAAGAAGGGCGCCTACAAGCCCTCCAACACTGCCCTGCAATCCTGCCCTACCCTCGGCAAGAGCTGGGAGGCCACCGcctcccctctcccccctTCGCCCAACCAGGATCTCTGTGACTGTATGGAGAAGAGCCTCACCTGTATTGCGAAGAGTGACATTAAGGGCAAGCAACTCTCAAAGACCTTCAGCACCGTCTGCGGTTACGAAGGGGGCAAGTACTGCGATGGTGTCAGCGGAAACGCTACCACTGGCGAATATGGAGCTTACAGTGTCTGCACACCTGAGCAGCAACTCTCTTTCGCCATGAACGCCTACTACGAAGGCCACGGATCTGACTCTCAGGCCTGTGACTTCGACGGtgctgcctcctcccagAGCACCAGTGAGCCCACCGCTGCTTGCTCTTCTCTTTTGGACCAGGCTGGTTCCGAGGGTACTGGTGTCGTTAGCGCTTCCCCCACCGCTGGTGGTAGCGGTGGATCTGGTGGCAGCGGCGACTCTGAGACCTCTGACGGTGCTGGAGTTGCTCTCACCCCCTCTAGCGTTCACGTCGGTGTCTTCCAGCTCAGCGCCTACGTGGCTACGGCTGTCTTAGCCGGTGCTGCTATGATCATGCTGTAG
- a CDS encoding uncharacterized protein (COG:S;~EggNog:ENOG410PINN;~InterPro:IPR006640,IPR035240;~PFAM:PF17283,PF10263) gives MARLNTRSQAKQDDSRERSRPQRLTERYVSPPPKERRREQRTMTTETLFDKLPGPAEKPALQRSKSTRSRAKTVAEQQFDIFADSDGTTDRDTPKAKKATPLKLARTNSMILPLPQQPRARTSRKSELYNYDKENDPLEEELDPEPEPTSLSRNPSDASSTRRSPTRNRDPQQFTTYRQQQDESEDENGDDSLNSLDDFIVSDNDEPSYHETEDDETEEEEEEHKVSPPPTQRRRLVRGRRPDPTAEIEKALLESARRPDLRLEPSLPAAFAASSPHSDRVARKLFQKETDVSDKMDRLNLEDSDPSSQLQNDLFGAAIDPDSVSHTPPKDSSFQTPPPSPSKSILRSPTKDRIRIPPTPHRESTDEFWSLEVTNNWIDQHSPRKVNRLLQEFDESDCEFEFKSKPSEDKKQTKTPSKTALKKAEVEARKAAVARKKSFDNKKPALAEDFLKVLDDAVSGGEVQKRAAETGGVRIVWSKTLQTTAGRANWKRDRSLPTHDRSVTPPDFSASGSETPSVKTKHYATIELAERIIDDEDRLINTLAHEYCHLANYMVSNVRNQPHGASFQAWGQKCKTALKDHPVYGGRIEVTTRHSYKIDYKYVWTCVDCCQNYGRHSKSIDPSKHRCGKCKGLLQQIKPKPRSVSPRKKQPTPPAGAVNDVAKGLEVVELSP, from the exons ATGGCCCGCTTGAACACGAGAAGCCAGGCGAAGCAGGACGACTCGCGAGAGAGGTCCCGGCCCCAGCGTCTGACCGAGCGATATGTTTCTCCCCCGCCGAAGGAGCGCCGCAGAGAACAACGGACAATGACCACGGAGACGCTCTTCGATAAACTGCCCGGACCGGCAGAGAAGCCGGCATTGCAGCGGAGCAAGTCAACCAGGTCGAGGGCAAAGACGGTCGCAGAACAACAGTTTGATATCTTTGCTGATAGCGATGGGACAACTGACCGGGACACGCCCAAAGCTAAGAAAGCGACACCTCTGAAGTTGGCGCGTACCAATTCGATGATTCTACCACTGCCACAGCAACCTAGGGCCCGGACGAGCAGGAAATCAGAGCTATACAACTACGACAAGGAGAATGACCCgctcgaggaggagctggatccTGAGCCCGAGCCTACTTCACTTTCTAGAAACCCCTCCGATGCATCCTCGACCAGACGATCGCCGACAAGGAATCGAGACCCACAACAGTTTACTACGTATCGACAACAGCAAGACGAGTCGGAAGACGAGAATGGTGATGATAGTTTAAACTCGCTTGACGACTTTATTGTTAGCGACAATGACGAGCCGAGCTATCATGAaaccgaggatgatgaaactgaggaagaggaggaggaacaCAAAGTGTCTCCACCTCCAACACAACGGAGGAGATTAGTTCGAGGTAGACGACCAGATCCGACGGCTGAAATAGAGAAAGCTTTGCTTGAGTCTGCACGGCGGCCAGATCTTCGCCTCGAACCCTCCTTACCGGCTGCGTTCGCAGCATCATCGCCGCACTCGGATAGGGTCGCAAGAAAACTATTCCAGAAAGAAACCGATGTTTCTGATAAGATGGACCGTTTGAACTTGGAGGATAGTgatccctcctcccagcttcaaaatgatcTGTTTGG GGCGGCAATTGATCCGGACTCAGTCTCCCACACACCACCAAAAGACTCATCTTTCCAGACCCCCCCGCCCAGTCCATCAAAGAGCATCTTGCGCTCTCCGACGAAGGACAGAATTCGAATCCCGCCAACACCCCATCGTGAAAGCACGGATGAATTCTGGAGCTTGGAAGTCACCAACAACTGGATTGACCAACACTCCCCGCGCAAAGTGAATCGACTGCTTCAGGAGTTTGACGAGTCCGATTGCGAATTCGAGTTCAAGTCCAAACCCTCGGAGGACAAAAAGCAAACCAAAACCCCCAGCAAGACCGCGCTGAAAAAGGCAGAAGTCGAAGCAAGGAAAGCCGCGGTAGCACGCAAGAAATCATTCGATAACAAAAAACCAGCACTTGCGGAAGACTtcctcaaagtcctcgacgACGCTGTTTCCGGAGGTGAGGTCCAAAAGCGCGCAGCAGAAACCGGCGGTGTTCGCATTGTATGGAGCAAGACACTTCAAACAACTGCTGGGCGTGCAAACTGGAAGCGTGATAGGTCTCTTCCAACTCACGATAGATCTGTGACACCACCTGATTTCTCAGCATCTGGAAGCGAGACGCCTTCAGTGAAAACAAAACATTACGCCACTATCGAATTAGCGGAACGTATcatcgacgatgaagatcgATTGATCAACACCCTAGCCCATGAGTACTGTCACTTGGCCAACTACATGGTTTCCAACGTTCGAAATCAGCCACACGGTGCGAGCTTTCAGGCATGGGGCCAGAAATGTAAAACAGCGCTTAAAGACCACCCAGTTTACGGTGGACGGATCGAAGTGACGACCAGACATAGCTATAAGATCGACTACAAATACGTCTGGACCTGCGTTGACTGCTGTCAAAACTATGGGCGCCACTCCAAGAGTATCGACCCCAGCAAACATCGATGCGGTAAATGCAAAGGTCTCCTGCAGCAGATCAAGCCCAAGCCAAGAAGTGTCTCACCTAGGAAGAAACAACCTACTCCTCCCGCTGGTGCGGTGAATGATGTGGCGAAAGGTTTGGAAGTCGTCGAGTTGAGCCCGTGA